TTTGCATTGTTTGTTCTGGTAATATCTCTTTACGTTTTCGTCGCATTTATCCGAAATCTAATTAAACGCAAGCAAACAGAAGTAGCCTTACAGGAAGCTGAAAATAAATATCGCAGTATTGTTGAAAACTCACCCGATGGGATATTTCAAACGACACCAGAAGGAACTTATATCAGTGTAAATCCTGCGCTGGCACGGATTTATGGCTATTCTTCAGAAGAGGAACTTACGGCTAGAATTAGCGATATTCAAAAGCAACTTTATGTTAATCCTAACCGTCGGACAGAATTTCAACAATTAATGGACAATTACGATTTGGTGTCTGAGTTTGAATCTCAAATTTATCGTGCTGATGGCAGTATCGTTTGGATTTCGGAAGATGCTAGGGCTGCTCGTGATGAGCAAGGAAAATTGCTTTATTATGAAGGTACTGTTAAAGATATCACTGAGCGCAAACAATCAGAAGAAGCTTTGCGACAAAGTGAAGAAAGATTTAGATCTTTAATTTCTAATATTCCCAGTGCAGTTTATCGCTATCGCGTAGATTCTGACTGGACAATGGAATTTATTAGTAATGTCGTAACAGAAATTACAGGCTACCCTGCCTCTGACTTTATTGAAAATAAAGTTCGCACCTTTAGCAGTCTCATTCATTCTGAAGATCAAAAAATAGTTAAACAGGCTATTCAACAGAGTATAGAAGATAAACAACCTTATGTAGTGGAATATCGCATTTATCGCACGGCGGATAAAACATTAAGATGGGTATGCGATAAAGGTCAAGCAATATTTGATGATAATGGCAATGTTTTATGGTTAGATGGGGCAATATTTGATGTTACTGACCGTAAGGAAGAAGAAGCATTACGGCAATCAGAAGCAAGGTTTAGAAAACAAGCACAGCAGTTAGAACAAGCGCTGTCTAAACTTCAGCAAACTCAAACACAATTGATTCAAACAGAAAAAATGTCTGGTTTGGGTCAAATGGTTGCTGGCGTTGCCCATGAAATTAATAATCCTGTTAATTTTATTCACGGTAATCTCAGCCATGCGAGTCAATACATGGAAGATTTGCTAAATTTAGTTTACTTATACCAGCAACATTATCCTGACCCTGCCCCTGCAATTGCAGATGAAATTGAAGCTATCGACTTACAATTTTTAGTCGATGATTTACCGAAAATCTTAGCTTCGATGAAAATAGGTACTAACCGCATCCGCGAAATTGTACTATCGCTGCGAAACTTTTCTCGGTTGGATGAAGCGGATATGAAATTAGTTGATATCCATGAGGGTATTGATAGTACTTTGTTGATTTTACAGAATCGACTCAAACCAAAGGGAGGACAACCACCTATTCAATTGATCAAAGAATATGGTGATTTACCTAAAATTGAGTGCTATGCTGGACAGCTTAATCAGGTATTTATGAATATCCTGACAAATGCAATTGATGTATTGGATGAAGATAACCATCAGCGTTCTATCGAAGAAATCAAGCAGCAACCTAGTATTATTACTATCCGCACTAATGTCTGTAACGATGATTTTGTAGTAGTGCGGATTGCAAATAATGGCCCAGCAATGCCGGAAGATGTTAAAAAGCGAGTATTTGATCCGTTTTTTACTACTAAAGAAGTAGGAAAAGGAACGGGACTAGGGCTATCAATCAGCTATTCAATTGTGGTAGAAAAGCATCAAGGATCAATTTATTGTGAGTCGATGCCAGAACAAGGCACGGAGTTTTTTATTAAAATTCCGGTATTGCAAAGTAAGGTTGTAGAAAAAACACAAGAGCTTGTAACTGTGGCAATTTAACTTAAAATTAAAGTCGCTCATTGTTAATTTTTTTCAAGTGCTGGTTGAATACAATTATGTGTTTTTTAGAGTCAAAGATAATCTGCCCTTTTTGCTGTAACTCACTTAATAGTCGTGTCATTGTTACTCTGGTAGTGCAGCAAGCGTTGGCAAGATCTTGATGAGTCAGGCGAATACTCAATCGAGTTCCGTCAGTTACAGATTGACCGATTTCCTGTTTTAGTAGTTGTAATAGTTGTAGCAAGCGGTCTTTTACTCGTCGCTGTGCAGAAACTGCTAAAAATGCTTCTGTTTGCTGTAGCCTACGGCTAATTTTGGGTAAAAGTACTTGGGCTAAAGTTGGGTTATGTTCTATATCTATTAACGGAATGGATACTAGCTGAACTTGTGGTGACATTGCTGTAGCATGGCAGGTTTTCAGAGAAGTTAAGCTAGAACCAAATACCATTAACGGTGTTGCTAACCCCATGATCGCTGTTTCGCTATTCTCAAAAATAGTTGTCAGTTTTACTGAGCCTTGACACACTAGCCAAACAGATTTACTGTTGAGCGGAATATTTTCCCCTTGTGAATAAAAAGATTTAGGGTAATCTACGCTGGGATCATAGCTACTTGTTTCTAGTGAGTTTATATGTAGTTTGCGTTGTGTGATGTCTCGTAGCAACCAGTGTAAAGTAAGTAGATTACCCTCGCTGTCGCGGATAGTTTTTAAGGTTAAAGCTACGTCCAAGCGATCGCCGCTACGTGGCTGCATACAGAGAATATATTCCGGCTGGCGATCGCTTTTTTGTAACGCGACTAGCTCGGAACAAAATCCTGAACGTTGCTGATCTAAGATGAAGTTAGCTAATGGTTTTCCTAGTACAAATTTTGGCGCAATCTTCAGCAAGTTAGCACCAGCAGAGTTAGCTTCGAGAATAATCCCTCTAGGATCAGTCACTAGGTAAGCCTGGGGTGCTAAATCAAAAATATTTTGGTAACGTTGGCGTTCAAATTCCAACGTTTGGTAGACATCTAAGATTTCTTCATTTTTCTGCTGTAGTTCCTCTAGGGTGACTTGTAATTCTTCAGCAGCAGTGGCAAGTTCCTTAAAGGCTGCTGGTAAAAGTTCTGAAGAGTTATGTAACCCGCTTTTAGCATATAATTCATTAATTCTTCGGTATAAGCCGTCTAGTTGATCAGCGAACATATACTCATCCCCCCCCCCGCATAAGAAAAACTTATGATTTATTTTAATTATCTATTTTATAGATAGATAATCTTATTATGCGTCAAATATGAGAGAGATTTCGCTAAAAAAGCAGTATTCTGAAAAAAAGTTACATAAATGTATTGAGTGTCACAATCTAGCTTACCGATGACCTTAATTCTTAAGATAGAAGCGACTGGAGATATAAGTCGCTATTTTTATATATTGAATGCAATTTAGTAAAGAGAATTAACCAGCCAATAAATAACTAGCTCTGAAAGCGTTCAATCAAAAATGGTTGGTTTTAATAAATTTAATTATGTACCAGTCTATTTATAGTATTTATAAATAAACTTAACCGTTTATTGGTTTGTTTATAAATACAGCGATATTTCATCAGAAATTGCCTAAAAATATAATATTTTTGAATTAAAAATTTTGGTAGATACTTCATGCTTCAGTTTTTAGTCAGTCTTTTAGAATTTTGCTTGAGCCGTTTATACAAAGATCGATTTTATCCACGATTTTATGTACTAGAAACCGTTTCTCGCGTTCCCTACTTCGCTTTTTTGTCTGTACTTCACCTGTATGAAAGCCTTGGTTTATGGCATCAATCGGACTGGATTAAAATCCACTTTGCTGAATCATGGAATGAGTTACATCATCTCCGAATTGTTGAAGCATTAGGTGGCGGGGAATATTGGCTTGACCGTTTGATTGCTCGTATTGGAGTGTTTGCTTATTACTGGATTTTGGTATTTTTTTATCTATTTGCTCCACGTAGTGTTTATAATTTTAATCAATTAGTTGAACAACACGCTTATGAGACATACGATCATTTTGTAAAAGGTCATGAATTTGAACTTAAAAGCCAACCTGCTCCGCAAGTAGCTATTGATTACTATCAAAATGGTGATTTATATATGTTTGATGATTTTCAAACTGATAAATTACCGGAAGAACGCAGACCGAAAATTGAAAATCTTTATGATGTGTTTGTAGCAATTCGCAATGACGAAATGGCACACATCCACACTATGATTGCTTGTCAGCAGCCTGATGCTAAAGAGCAGTTAAAAAGTCCGCATAGTCGAGATACTTTGAAAAAAGCTGATAGCATATAGCTGACGGCTGACTGCTATATGCGTTGCTTATCTGTGAAAATGCCGAAGTTTTCTTTGCTGACACGCTGCACTAAAGTTAAACTGCATGAGGAAACTATTCGATAGCAACAGCAACGGAAGCAAGAATGACAAGGACTGGCATCGGCATTCGTACAGCATCAAAGCGTCCTGAACGCATGGCTGGTCAAATTCATGTTTACGATGGTGTAGGGAAGGGAAAGTCGCAGGCAGCTTTAGGTGTGGTTTTGCGTTCAATCGGGCTAGGAATTAATACTGATGCCGATACGCGGGTTTTGCTATTGCGGTTTCTCAAGGGGCCAGGAAGGTCTTATGATGAGGACGCGGCAATTGAAGCATTGAAGTGTGCTTTTCCTCATTTAATTGACCAAGTGCGGACTGGTAGATCAGAATTTTTTGGTCATGATGAAATTACCCGTTTTGATCGGTCTGAGGCGCTGAGAGGTTGGGATGTTGCGAAAGGCGCGATCGCATCTGGTTTATATTCTGTTATTGTCTTGGATGAGCTAAACCCTGTATTAGATTTGGGTTTGTTGGCTGTAGAAGAAGTTATTAAGACGCTGAATCATAAAGCTGAAGAACTAGAAGTAATTATTACAGGTCGGGCAGCACCCCAAGCATTATTAGATATTGCGGATTTGCACTCGGAGATGAAACCTCATCACCACACCATCGCACAGGAACAAGGAATTGAGGGAATTGAAATCTATACTGGTGCGGGTAAAGGTAAGTCTACGAGTGCTTTAGGCAAGGCTTTACAGGCAATTGGGCGGGGAATTAGCCAAGATCAATCTCACCGAGTATTGATTATGCAGTGGCTAAAAGGTGGTAGTGGTTATACTGAAGATGCGGCGATCGCAGCTTTACAACAAAGTTATCCTAATTTAGTAGATCATCAGCGTTGTGGTGGGGATGCGATTGTTTGGCGGGGACAACAAAAAGAATTGGATTATGTAGAAGCAGAAAGAGGATGGGAAATTGCTAGAAGTGCGATCGCATCTGGTCTTTATAAAACTATTATCCTTGATGAGCTTAATCCTACTGTGGATTTAGAATTGTTGGATGAAAGACCAATTGTAGAAGCATTACTGCGTAAACCTCGTGATACACAAATTATCATCACAGGTCGCTGTTTAAATACTCCGGCTTATTTTAATCTCGCTAGTGTTCATTCTGAGATGGTTTGTCATAAGCATTATGCAGATAGAGGGGTAGATTTGAAGCGCGGCGTAGATTTTTAAAATCAATCACCAATTACCAATCAACAAATCTACCTACCTTTATAGACTCGTATCTATCAATACCTCACTCATACTGAAAGATACGGAGTTATTGTAGTCACCCTTGGAGAGATTATGCTCACGGCTACCTACGATCTCAGGCTGGTTCTGCTTTCAATTGCGATCGCTACTATTGCCTCTTACACAGCACTAGATTTATCTGGAAGGATTACAGCAGCTATCGGGAAATGTCGTTGGCTGTGGCTAATTGGCGGTGCGACTGCAATGGGTTTAGGGGTTTGGTCGATGCACTTTATCGGTATGCTGGCATACAAGTTACCGATCCAAATGGTATACGATCTGCCGATTGTTATAGCCTCAATGTTGGTAGCTATCATTGCCTCTGGTGCGGCTTTATTTGTTGCTAGCCGCAAAACAATGGGCTGTCTGCCCTTGTTTTTAGGCGGTACATTTATGGGGTTGGGAATTGCTGCCATGCACTATACAGGCATGGTGGCTATGCACCTAAATGCTGTGGTTCACTACAATCCGCAGTGGGTAGCACTAAGTATTTTGATTGCGATCGCGGCATCTATTACTGCTTTATGGTTAAGTTACAGAATGCGGAGTGAAACCCCTGTAACTGGCATCCTCCAAAAGATAGGTGCAGCAGTAATTATGGGCAGTGCGATCGCGGGAATGCACTATACAGCTATGACAGCCGCTAGTTTCCAACTGATTCCCCAAGCAATTAAACCGTCATTTCCGGTGATCAACTATCCTTTGCTGGCAGTAGGGATTGCGATCGCCACGATGATTATCCTTACTCTAGCTTTAATCGCTGCCCTCTTAGAAC
The genomic region above belongs to Oculatellaceae cyanobacterium and contains:
- a CDS encoding cob(I)yrinic acid a,c-diamide adenosyltransferase; this encodes MTRTGIGIRTASKRPERMAGQIHVYDGVGKGKSQAALGVVLRSIGLGINTDADTRVLLLRFLKGPGRSYDEDAAIEALKCAFPHLIDQVRTGRSEFFGHDEITRFDRSEALRGWDVAKGAIASGLYSVIVLDELNPVLDLGLLAVEEVIKTLNHKAEELEVIITGRAAPQALLDIADLHSEMKPHHHTIAQEQGIEGIEIYTGAGKGKSTSALGKALQAIGRGISQDQSHRVLIMQWLKGGSGYTEDAAIAALQQSYPNLVDHQRCGGDAIVWRGQQKELDYVEAERGWEIARSAIASGLYKTIILDELNPTVDLELLDERPIVEALLRKPRDTQIIITGRCLNTPAYFNLASVHSEMVCHKHYADRGVDLKRGVDF
- a CDS encoding PAS domain S-box protein, whose translation is MATIIRKQATTLIGLIGLLMVFILPFTGVVYQLISEIDYQINFAKQELYGDAYLPPLWKMLEHIPQHELLAHDYLSKEISAVELLNTEAQIEQDFQDLAKVEAELGKVLKTRTKYEGLKHNWQSIKEQLPIFQKNTVNDLYMQILHNQLIAELRNFITTVGNSSNLILDPDLDSYYLMDTILLKLPDTQDKLTKIAFLNQDIIERHQVSLEEKAEIIILSGLVASNQEAIAKGITIAFQHNLSQKLQPVLEKPLQQSADAITTFLENLNQKIIKTNNLNDQILTASLFPAQAITTNSKFWYYTIYELDELLQARINKLARKKYFVEAFALFVLVISLYVFVAFIRNLIKRKQTEVALQEAENKYRSIVENSPDGIFQTTPEGTYISVNPALARIYGYSSEEELTARISDIQKQLYVNPNRRTEFQQLMDNYDLVSEFESQIYRADGSIVWISEDARAARDEQGKLLYYEGTVKDITERKQSEEALRQSEERFRSLISNIPSAVYRYRVDSDWTMEFISNVVTEITGYPASDFIENKVRTFSSLIHSEDQKIVKQAIQQSIEDKQPYVVEYRIYRTADKTLRWVCDKGQAIFDDNGNVLWLDGAIFDVTDRKEEEALRQSEARFRKQAQQLEQALSKLQQTQTQLIQTEKMSGLGQMVAGVAHEINNPVNFIHGNLSHASQYMEDLLNLVYLYQQHYPDPAPAIADEIEAIDLQFLVDDLPKILASMKIGTNRIREIVLSLRNFSRLDEADMKLVDIHEGIDSTLLILQNRLKPKGGQPPIQLIKEYGDLPKIECYAGQLNQVFMNILTNAIDVLDEDNHQRSIEEIKQQPSIITIRTNVCNDDFVVVRIANNGPAMPEDVKKRVFDPFFTTKEVGKGTGLGLSISYSIVVEKHQGSIYCESMPEQGTEFFIKIPVLQSKVVEKTQELVTVAI
- a CDS encoding PAS domain-containing protein → MFADQLDGLYRRINELYAKSGLHNSSELLPAAFKELATAAEELQVTLEELQQKNEEILDVYQTLEFERQRYQNIFDLAPQAYLVTDPRGIILEANSAGANLLKIAPKFVLGKPLANFILDQQRSGFCSELVALQKSDRQPEYILCMQPRSGDRLDVALTLKTIRDSEGNLLTLHWLLRDITQRKLHINSLETSSYDPSVDYPKSFYSQGENIPLNSKSVWLVCQGSVKLTTIFENSETAIMGLATPLMVFGSSLTSLKTCHATAMSPQVQLVSIPLIDIEHNPTLAQVLLPKISRRLQQTEAFLAVSAQRRVKDRLLQLLQLLKQEIGQSVTDGTRLSIRLTHQDLANACCTTRVTMTRLLSELQQKGQIIFDSKKHIIVFNQHLKKINNERL
- a CDS encoding alternative oxidase, which gives rise to MLQFLVSLLEFCLSRLYKDRFYPRFYVLETVSRVPYFAFLSVLHLYESLGLWHQSDWIKIHFAESWNELHHLRIVEALGGGEYWLDRLIARIGVFAYYWILVFFYLFAPRSVYNFNQLVEQHAYETYDHFVKGHEFELKSQPAPQVAIDYYQNGDLYMFDDFQTDKLPEERRPKIENLYDVFVAIRNDEMAHIHTMIACQQPDAKEQLKSPHSRDTLKKADSI